From a region of the Anser cygnoides isolate HZ-2024a breed goose chromosome 34, Taihu_goose_T2T_genome, whole genome shotgun sequence genome:
- the EPOR gene encoding erythropoietin receptor: MAGPGVLLALGGLLAAAPPGPGAPTPPGTSRWKRACCCWRSRRTPSASRGGCTTSPASGRATPPDPRPFRLQYRLEPEPWRDCPAAGLPHARGTASRFWCSLPPNATVAFMPLELRVLPPPGPPLHHRTLFLDQVVLLGPPQNVSAGPGGRGGSCACAGSPPAPTCSPAWPTSWRSAPRGCRPARGVAAGRQEQAVGALRGRTPYTVRVRARPDGLSYGGFWSPWSAPATATTPPDVDAVTLGLGALLALLLLAPGLLARAGHRRTLQEKLWPPVPGPERSFQGLFGACGGNFQLWLFQGVREPWAPPGAAPRSCPAPWRRNAVTSWRGRGDVTRERCDITEGPRRGDITWERRDVMEGLW, from the exons ATGGCgggccccggggtgctgctggccctgggggggctcctggctgcggccccccccggcccgggggcACCGACCCCCCCGGGGACTTCGAGGTGGAAG CgggcgtgctgctgctggaggagccgCAGGACCCCAAGTGCTTCTCGCGGGGGCTGCACGACCTCACCTGCTTCTGGGAGAGCGACGCCCCCGGACCCCCGGCCCTTCCGCCTGCAGTACCGCCTCGA gccgGAGCCGTGGCGGGACTGCCCGGCTGCAGGCCTCCCGCACGCACGCGGAACCGCCTCGCGCTTCTGGTGCTCGCTGCCCCCCAACGCCACCGTGGCCTTCATGCCCCTGGAGCTGCGCGTGCTgccgccccccgggccccccctgCACCACCGCACGCTCTTCCTCGACCAAGTCG tgctgctgggccCCCCCCAGAACGTgtcggcggggccgggggggcgcgggggcagCTGTGCGTGCgctggcagccccccagcccctaccTGCAGTCCAGCCTGGCCTACGAGCTGGCGCTCagcgccccggggctgccgccccGCACG gggggtggcggcggggcggcaGGAGCAGGCGGTGGGGGCCCTGCGGGGTCGCACCCCCTACACTGTCAGGGTGCGCGCCCGCCCCGACGGCCTCAGCTACGGCGGCTTCTGGAGCCCCTGGTCGGCCcccgccaccgccaccaccccccccg ACGTGGACGCGGTgacgctggggctgggggcgctgctggcgctgctgctgctggccccggggctgctggcgCGCGCGGGCCACCGCCG GACGCTGCAGGAGAAGCTGTGGCCGCCCGTGCCCGGCCCCGAGCGCAGCTTCCAGGGGCTCTTCGGCGCCTGCGGGGGCAACTTCCAg ctgtggCTGTTCCAGGGGGTGCGGGAGCCctgggcccccccgggggcagcgccgaggagctgcccagcaccgtggaggag GAATGCTGTGACGTCATGGAGGGGCCGTGGTGACGTCACACGGGAACGCTGTGACATCACGGAGGGGCCACGTCGTGGTGACATCACATGGGAACGCCGTGATGTCATGGAAGGGCTGTGGTGA
- the SWSAP1 gene encoding LOW QUALITY PROTEIN: ATPase SWSAP1 (The sequence of the model RefSeq protein was modified relative to this genomic sequence to represent the inferred CDS: deleted 3 bases in 3 codons): protein MAAALERALGPAAEVPPVPLPVPVLVLGPAGSGRTALLLRAALAGGGDGPRALFLAPSALPRLPGGGGTDPRALQRLELRYPPTLGALGRELGAAAARPRPPGLLLLDGLEHYVGGAGGGAARLAALLLEAARAPRPPGQLLATLRLPPPAPHVLPALRRYFPAECRLRPRPGVPARVSARLIRPGGGPRSWQLRFDPRGGLSVTPAEGGGGDEDGSGDEDGSGDDGGGKRDEDDDGSGDEDSGGKRNKDGDGTRDEDGGGNRDKDDSGSGYKDGDGTRDKDVGGKRDKDSGGTGDKDGGGTGDEAWGAEPGGRHAGPQAVGVPRSPHLWW from the exons ATGGCGGCGGCGCTGGAGCGGGCGCTGGGCCCTGCGGCGGAGGTGCCGCCGGTGCcgctgccggtgccggtgctggtgctgggcccGGCGGGCTCGGGCCGCAcggcgctgctgctgcgggcGGCGCTGGCGGGCGGCGGCGACGGGCCCCGGGCGCTCTTCCTG GCCCCCAGCGCGCTCCCGAGGCtcccgggcggcggcggcaccgacCCGCGGGCGCTGCAG CGCCTGGAGCTCCGCTACCCCCCGACCCTGGGGGCCCTGGGCCGGGAgctgggggcggcggcggcccgcccgcgc ccccccgggctgctgctgctggacggGCTGGAGCACTACgtggggggggcg ggggggggggccgcccgcCTGGCCGCCCTGCTGCTCGAGgccgcccgcgccccccggccgcccgggCAGCTGCTGGCGACGCTGcgcctgccccccccggccccccacgtCCTGCCCGCCCTGCGCCGCTACTTCCCCGCCGAGTGCCGCCtgcgcccccggcccggggTCCCTGCCCGCGTCAGCGCCCGTCTCatccggcccggggggggcccgcgGAGCTGGCAGCTCCGCTTCGACCCCCGCGGGGGGCTCAGTGTCACCCCCGCTGAGGGGGGCGGTGGGGACGAGGACGGCAGCGGGGACGAGGACGGCAGCGGGGACGACGGCGGTGGCAAGAGGGACGAGGATGACGATGGCAGCGGGGATGAGGACAGCGGTGGGAAGAGGAACAAGGATGGCGATGGCACCAGGGACGAGGATGGTGGTGGCAACAGGGACAAGGACGACAGTGGCAGCGGGTACAAGGACGGCGATGGCACCAGGGACAAGGATGTCGGTGGCAAGAGGGACAAGGACAGCGGTGGCACCGGGGACAAGGACGGCGGTGGCACCGGGGATGAGGCCTGGGGGGCTGAGCCCGGTGGCCGCCACGCGGGTCCCCAGGCCGTGGGGGTGCCACGGAGCCCCCACCTCTGGTGgtga
- the LOC136788279 gene encoding uncharacterized protein translates to DPKPPRPPPDPNPPIPQSPPFPQPPKSPTPPAPNSPNPPTPKPPNPPHSPPFPPTPPKSPTPRPPPFPQPPDPPSPPTPNPPNPPQPPPPAPPIPQPPNPPTPQPPDPKPPPPCPPFPPSPPNPQPPPPHSPQSPQPPPPSPPISPDPPHSPQPPQPPSP, encoded by the coding sequence gaccccaaacccccccggcccccccccgaccccaaccccccaatcccccaaagccccccattcccccaaccccccaaatccccaacccccccggcccccaattcccccaaccccccgaccccaaaaccccccaatcccccccattcccccccatttcccccgacccccccaaaatccccaaccccccggccccccccattcccccaaccccccgacccccccagccccccgaccccaaacccccccaaccccccccaaccccccccccccgcccccccaatcccccaaccccccaaccccccgaccccccagccccccgaccccaaacccccccccccatgccccccatttcccccaagccccccaaatccccaacccccccccccccattccccccaatccccccaaccccccccccccagcccccccatttcccccgaccccccccattccccccaacccccccaaccccccagcccc